A region from the Nesterenkonia lacusekhoensis genome encodes:
- a CDS encoding ATP-dependent Clp protease proteolytic subunit, producing MQTVDPASRDDYIYNRLLKERIIWLGSEVRDDNANAICSQMLLLSAEDPEADIYLYINSPGGSVTAGMAIYDTMQFIPNDVVTVATGLAASMGQFLLSSGTPGKRFATPHARVLMHQPSGGIGGTESDVRIQAELIQHMKQVMAELTAEQTGQSIETILKDNARDMWFTAQQGLEYGFFDKIAQRSFTVSGGGGV from the coding sequence ATGCAGACCGTGGACCCGGCATCCCGGGACGACTACATCTACAACCGGCTGCTCAAAGAGCGGATCATCTGGCTCGGCTCGGAGGTCCGCGACGACAACGCCAACGCCATCTGCTCGCAGATGCTGCTGCTGTCGGCTGAGGACCCCGAGGCGGATATCTACCTCTACATCAACTCCCCGGGCGGTTCGGTCACCGCCGGCATGGCCATCTACGACACCATGCAGTTCATCCCGAACGACGTGGTGACCGTGGCCACCGGCCTGGCCGCCTCCATGGGACAGTTCCTGCTGTCCTCGGGCACCCCGGGCAAGCGCTTCGCCACCCCGCATGCACGCGTCCTGATGCACCAGCCCTCCGGCGGCATCGGCGGCACCGAGTCGGATGTCCGCATCCAGGCCGAGCTGATCCAGCACATGAAGCAGGTCATGGCGGAGCTGACCGCGGAGCAGACCGGTCAGTCCATCGAGACCATCCTGAAGGACAACGCCCGCGACATGTGGTTCACCGCTCAGCAGGGCCTCGAATACGGCTTCTTCGACAAGATCGCCCAGCGCTCCTTCACCGTCTCCGGCGGCGGCGGAGTCTGA
- a CDS encoding sugar ABC transporter permease: protein MSTATTDKRAKLVTQQDRRRQEVRLGWMLAGPAFVVMLLVTAYPIAQAVYDSLFSLRLTAPDERDFVGLQNYLTVFSSTDVFWRAMIVTVLITVVAVSVQLVIGFALALLMHRAIARLRGPLRTAILVPYGIITVVSAFAWYYMFDINSGFVNSWFSWVPGISEEMDWFAETWSALAVIIASEIWKNTPFIALLLLAGLAQVSDDLLEAAKVDGANWWQQLTRVVIPNMKAAIMVAVLFRTLDSFRIFDNVFIMTNGDAGTEVLSLLAYRQSIMRLEIGLGSAVSVIMFVCVVLIAVIAVKGFKVNLAEGTGSNAGQKKETK, encoded by the coding sequence GTGAGCACTGCGACCACTGATAAGCGCGCCAAGCTGGTGACCCAGCAGGATCGGCGCAGGCAGGAGGTGCGGCTCGGCTGGATGCTGGCCGGCCCGGCCTTCGTGGTGATGCTGCTGGTCACCGCCTATCCCATCGCCCAGGCGGTCTATGACTCGCTGTTCAGCCTGCGCCTCACGGCCCCGGATGAGCGGGACTTCGTCGGCCTGCAGAACTATCTGACGGTCTTCTCCAGCACCGACGTGTTCTGGAGGGCGATGATCGTGACCGTCCTGATCACAGTGGTCGCCGTGTCGGTGCAGCTGGTCATCGGATTCGCCCTGGCGCTGCTGATGCACCGGGCCATCGCCCGGCTGCGCGGCCCGCTGCGCACCGCCATCCTGGTGCCCTATGGCATCATCACAGTGGTCTCGGCCTTCGCCTGGTACTACATGTTCGACATCAACTCCGGGTTCGTGAACAGCTGGTTCTCCTGGGTTCCAGGCATCAGCGAAGAGATGGACTGGTTCGCCGAGACCTGGAGCGCCCTGGCGGTCATCATCGCCTCTGAGATCTGGAAGAACACCCCCTTCATCGCGCTGCTGCTGCTGGCCGGTCTGGCGCAGGTCTCCGACGACCTGCTGGAGGCCGCCAAGGTGGACGGCGCGAACTGGTGGCAGCAGCTGACCCGTGTGGTCATCCCGAATATGAAGGCCGCGATCATGGTGGCGGTGCTCTTCCGCACCCTGGACTCGTTCCGCATCTTCGACAACGTCTTCATCATGACCAACGGCGACGCCGGCACCGAAGTCCTCTCACTGCTGGCCTACCGCCAGTCGATCATGCGCCTGGAGATCGGCCTGGGTTCGGCCGTCTCGGTGATCATGTTCGTCTGCGTGGTGCTCATCGCAGTGATCGCAGTCAAGGGATTCAAGGTGAATCTGGCCGAGGGGACCGGCTCCAACGCCGGGCAGAAGAAGGAGACCAAGTAG
- a CDS encoding ATP-dependent Clp protease proteolytic subunit, translating to MPGAPAAPGVDSRYILPQFEERTPYGFKRNDPYAKLFEDRIIFLGTQVDDASADDIMAQLLVLESMDSERDITLYINSPGGSFTAMTAIYDTIQFIRPHVQTVCLGQAASAAAVLLAAGTPGKRLALPNARVLIHQPAMGGQRGTATDLAIQADEVRRIRTWMEEVLAQHTDKTAEQVSEDIDRDKFLSAAEAEAYGLVDEVLESRKLPV from the coding sequence ATGCCGGGCGCCCCCGCGGCACCGGGCGTGGACAGCCGCTACATCCTCCCGCAGTTCGAGGAGCGGACCCCCTACGGTTTCAAGCGCAACGATCCCTACGCCAAGCTCTTCGAGGATCGCATCATCTTCCTGGGCACCCAGGTGGACGACGCCTCCGCCGATGACATCATGGCGCAGCTGCTGGTGCTGGAGTCCATGGACTCGGAGCGGGACATCACCCTCTACATCAACTCGCCCGGCGGCTCCTTCACTGCGATGACCGCCATCTACGACACCATCCAGTTCATCCGTCCGCATGTGCAGACGGTCTGCCTGGGTCAGGCCGCCTCCGCAGCCGCAGTGCTGCTGGCCGCCGGCACCCCGGGCAAGCGGCTGGCGCTGCCCAACGCCCGCGTGCTGATCCACCAGCCGGCCATGGGCGGCCAGCGCGGAACCGCCACCGACCTGGCCATCCAGGCCGATGAGGTCCGCCGCATCCGCACCTGGATGGAGGAGGTGCTGGCCCAGCACACCGATAAGACGGCTGAGCAGGTCAGCGAGGATATCGACCGCGATAAGTTCCTCTCCGCCGCCGAGGCCGAGGCCTACGGCCTGGTGGACGAGGTCCTGGAGTCCCGCAAGCTGCCCGTGTGA
- a CDS encoding extracellular solute-binding protein encodes MTEPRQIPTKLALRGAGAASAAMLLLTGCGADDGAPVLTWYINPDDGGQRVIAEQCTEEADGEYEIRTSLLPADAPSQREQLARRLAAGDSSLDIMSLDPVFVPEFAEPDFLAPVPDDVAERTTEDTLEGSLQSAIWDDEIVSIPFWANTQLLWYRESVAEEAGLDMEGEVTWDDIMEAAESTDTYLGVHGVRGESISVWINALVESQGESILEDPQAPAEELETSLDSEAGQQAAEVFSTIGEEGLGGPGISSMDEEQAMRLFQGDNGSFMVNWPFIWAATNAAVEEGTLDQEVLDDIAWTQYPQMEEGTPTAPPLGGINLGVGADSEHQDLAYDAVECIVSPERQTEYFLTNGNPPSSEAAFEDPAIAEEFPMADDIREAIDNGAPRPQTPFYNEISETLQDQFSPLSGVDPETTPGTADEHIGEVLRGERLL; translated from the coding sequence ATGACGGAACCGCGACAGATCCCCACCAAGCTCGCCCTGAGGGGTGCTGGTGCGGCTTCCGCGGCCATGCTGCTGCTGACCGGATGCGGGGCCGATGACGGCGCCCCCGTTCTGACCTGGTACATCAACCCCGACGACGGCGGCCAGCGCGTCATCGCGGAGCAGTGCACCGAAGAGGCCGACGGCGAATACGAGATCCGCACCTCTCTGCTTCCGGCTGATGCACCCTCCCAGCGTGAACAGCTGGCCCGCCGCCTGGCCGCGGGGGACTCTTCGCTGGACATCATGTCCCTGGATCCTGTCTTCGTCCCCGAGTTCGCCGAGCCGGACTTCCTGGCTCCGGTGCCCGATGATGTGGCCGAGCGGACCACGGAGGACACTCTGGAGGGCTCTCTGCAGAGCGCCATCTGGGATGACGAGATCGTCTCCATCCCGTTCTGGGCCAACACGCAGCTGCTCTGGTATCGCGAGTCGGTGGCCGAGGAGGCCGGCCTGGACATGGAGGGCGAGGTCACCTGGGACGACATCATGGAGGCCGCTGAGAGCACCGACACCTACCTGGGCGTCCACGGCGTGCGGGGAGAGTCGATCTCCGTGTGGATCAATGCGCTGGTGGAGTCTCAGGGTGAGTCCATCCTGGAGGATCCGCAGGCTCCGGCCGAGGAGCTGGAGACCTCGCTGGACTCCGAGGCCGGACAGCAGGCCGCCGAAGTCTTCTCCACCATCGGTGAGGAGGGCCTGGGCGGACCGGGCATCTCCTCGATGGACGAGGAGCAGGCCATGCGTCTCTTCCAGGGCGACAACGGCTCCTTCATGGTCAACTGGCCCTTCATCTGGGCAGCCACCAACGCCGCCGTGGAGGAGGGCACGCTGGATCAGGAGGTCCTCGACGACATCGCCTGGACCCAGTACCCGCAGATGGAGGAGGGCACTCCGACGGCACCGCCGCTGGGCGGCATCAACCTCGGCGTCGGGGCAGATTCGGAGCACCAGGATCTGGCCTATGACGCGGTGGAGTGCATCGTGTCCCCGGAGCGGCAGACCGAGTACTTCCTGACCAACGGCAACCCGCCCTCTTCCGAGGCGGCCTTCGAGGATCCGGCCATCGCCGAGGAGTTCCCCATGGCCGATGACATCCGTGAGGCTATCGACAACGGCGCCCCGCGTCCTCAGACCCCGTTCTACAACGAGATCTCCGAGACGCTGCAGGATCAGTTCAGCCCGCTCAGCGGCGTGGATCCGGAGACGACGCCGGGCACTGCGGATGAGCACATCGGTGAGGTACTGCGAGGGGAGCGTCTGCTGTGA
- a CDS encoding DUF4282 domain-containing protein, with product MTQQPGQPGDPNEPQDGQPQGQPPQPPHQPQGGQHPYSHPGQPGQPGQQGQPPHPYQQQQPPHYPQPSQQGQVSAAEAKGFFGALFDFNFNSFVTIKFIKFIYILSIAFLVLLWLVYVVMGFVVEPGLGVAALLLGWIPVILYVIWIRVFLEFLVSTVRTAQNTSAMREDFSGLRQDLSRR from the coding sequence ATGACTCAGCAGCCCGGTCAGCCCGGCGACCCCAACGAACCGCAGGACGGCCAGCCCCAGGGCCAGCCTCCGCAGCCGCCGCATCAGCCTCAGGGCGGACAGCACCCCTACTCGCATCCGGGCCAGCCCGGCCAGCCTGGCCAGCAGGGACAGCCGCCGCATCCCTATCAGCAGCAGCAGCCCCCGCACTACCCACAGCCGAGTCAGCAGGGCCAGGTCTCCGCGGCTGAGGCCAAGGGCTTCTTCGGTGCGCTGTTCGACTTCAACTTCAACAGCTTCGTCACGATCAAGTTCATCAAGTTCATCTACATCCTCTCGATCGCCTTCCTGGTGCTCCTGTGGCTGGTCTACGTGGTGATGGGCTTCGTCGTGGAGCCTGGTCTGGGCGTCGCAGCACTGCTGCTGGGCTGGATTCCGGTGATCCTCTACGTGATCTGGATCCGCGTATTCCTGGAGTTCCTGGTCAGCACAGTCCGGACCGCTCAGAACACCTCTGCGATGCGTGAAGACTTCAGCGGACTGCGGCAGGATCTCTCCCGGCGCTGA
- the tig gene encoding trigger factor — protein MVKSTVENLNPTRVKLTIEVSSEELEPKIKAAYTSIAQQVQVPGFRKGKVPAPIIDQRIGREYVIQQAINDNLQEFYQAGLADAEISPLSRPEVEVEEIPDTKTNEGVLKFSGELDIKPEIELPDYSGLEVEVEAREADDAAVQEQLDELRGRFGTLKDIERPAAKDDFVTIDLVATIGEEEVDNATGLSYQVGAGTMLEGIDEALEGLSAGEDATFETTLQGGENSGQEASVKVTLTAVKERELPEADDEFAQMASEFDTIDELKEDLKKKAEDNVVVEQGVEARDKVLEKLMELVEVPVPESVVSEQVEQHFSGQGHSTGDDHDTEEHRAEIEEQTRDAFRNEIVLDEIAEKEEIGVDQSEVIEYIVSTAGQYGMEPNQFAQMLDQAGQVPMIMGEVRRRKALAKVLELATVKDSKGAEVDLTDFVTPQDQEEEPEEEAPAEEASSEEK, from the coding sequence GTGGTCAAGAGCACCGTTGAAAATCTGAACCCGACTCGAGTCAAGCTGACCATCGAGGTGTCCTCGGAGGAGCTTGAACCGAAGATCAAGGCGGCCTACACCAGCATCGCCCAGCAGGTTCAGGTCCCCGGCTTCCGCAAGGGCAAGGTGCCGGCTCCGATCATCGATCAGCGCATCGGCCGTGAGTACGTGATCCAGCAGGCCATCAACGACAACCTGCAGGAGTTCTACCAGGCCGGTCTCGCCGACGCTGAGATCAGCCCGCTGTCCCGCCCGGAGGTCGAGGTCGAGGAGATCCCCGACACCAAGACCAACGAGGGCGTCCTGAAGTTCTCCGGCGAGCTGGACATCAAGCCTGAGATCGAGCTGCCGGACTACTCCGGCCTGGAGGTCGAGGTCGAAGCCCGCGAGGCCGACGACGCCGCTGTCCAGGAGCAGCTCGACGAGCTGCGCGGCCGCTTCGGCACGCTGAAGGACATCGAGCGCCCGGCCGCCAAGGACGACTTCGTGACCATCGACCTGGTCGCCACCATCGGTGAGGAAGAGGTGGACAACGCCACCGGCCTGTCCTACCAGGTCGGCGCAGGCACCATGCTCGAGGGGATCGACGAGGCCCTCGAGGGCCTCTCCGCCGGTGAGGACGCCACCTTCGAGACCACTCTGCAGGGCGGCGAGAACTCCGGTCAGGAGGCCTCCGTGAAGGTCACCCTGACCGCTGTGAAGGAGCGCGAGCTCCCCGAGGCCGACGACGAGTTCGCCCAGATGGCCTCCGAGTTCGACACCATCGACGAGCTCAAGGAGGACCTGAAGAAGAAGGCGGAGGACAACGTCGTCGTCGAGCAGGGCGTCGAGGCCCGCGACAAGGTCCTCGAGAAGCTCATGGAGCTCGTCGAGGTCCCCGTCCCCGAGTCCGTGGTCTCCGAGCAGGTCGAGCAGCACTTCTCCGGCCAGGGCCACAGCACCGGTGACGACCACGACACCGAGGAGCACCGCGCGGAGATCGAGGAGCAGACCCGCGACGCCTTCCGCAACGAGATCGTGCTGGACGAGATCGCCGAGAAGGAAGAGATCGGCGTCGACCAGAGCGAGGTCATCGAGTACATCGTCTCCACCGCCGGTCAGTACGGCATGGAGCCCAACCAGTTCGCCCAGATGCTGGACCAGGCCGGCCAGGTGCCCATGATCATGGGCGAGGTCCGCCGCCGCAAGGCTCTGGCCAAGGTGCTCGAGCTGGCCACCGTCAAGGACAGCAAGGGTGCAGAGGTCGACCTGACCGACTTTGTGACCCCGCAGGACCAGGAGGAGGAGCCCGAGGAGGAGGCCCCCGCAGAGGAGGCGTCCTCCGAGGAGAAGTGA
- a CDS encoding FHA domain-containing protein, whose product METAPFGQDDGRTSEGSDKQGQAHPAAHESASETTSIGLPPAAAAPSEPSLSENDHEAISALPSGSALLIAHSGANQGARFLLDQDVTTVGRHPDAEIFLDDVTVSRRHLNFHRVDSGFEIEDLGSLNGTYVNHDRVDRYQLKSGDEVQIGKFRLTYYAGSK is encoded by the coding sequence ATGGAGACCGCACCTTTCGGCCAGGACGACGGCCGGACTTCTGAAGGATCCGATAAGCAAGGACAGGCTCACCCTGCAGCTCATGAGAGCGCCTCGGAGACCACGAGCATCGGGCTTCCGCCTGCTGCGGCCGCCCCTTCTGAGCCCAGCCTCTCCGAGAACGACCATGAGGCGATCAGCGCTCTGCCGTCCGGCTCGGCGCTGCTGATCGCCCACAGCGGGGCCAACCAGGGGGCTCGCTTCCTGCTGGATCAGGATGTGACCACAGTGGGCCGCCATCCCGACGCCGAGATCTTCCTCGACGATGTGACGGTCTCGCGTCGGCACCTGAACTTCCACCGTGTGGACAGCGGCTTCGAGATCGAAGACCTGGGAAGCCTCAACGGCACCTACGTCAATCACGACCGGGTGGACCGTTATCAGCTCAAGTCCGGCGACGAGGTCCAGATCGGCAAGTTCCGTCTGACCTACTACGCCGGCTCCAAATAG
- the gcvH gene encoding glycine cleavage system protein GcvH has protein sequence MSNIPAELKYSAEHEWVATTDTDGVVRIGITDFAQDALGDVVYVEHPEIGSSASAGDVIGEVESTKSVSDIYAPVSGEIVAVNESLDENPGAINTDPYGAGWLFDVRLSDASELDSLLTADDYENQVG, from the coding sequence ATGAGCAATATCCCAGCTGAGCTGAAGTACAGCGCCGAGCACGAGTGGGTGGCCACCACCGACACCGACGGTGTGGTGCGCATCGGCATCACCGACTTCGCTCAGGATGCCCTGGGTGACGTCGTCTACGTCGAGCACCCTGAGATCGGCTCCTCCGCATCCGCCGGCGATGTCATCGGTGAGGTGGAGTCCACCAAGTCGGTCTCCGACATCTACGCTCCGGTCAGCGGTGAGATCGTGGCGGTCAACGAGTCGCTGGACGAGAACCCGGGGGCGATCAACACGGACCCCTACGGTGCCGGCTGGCTCTTCGATGTCAGGCTCAGCGACGCCTCCGAGCTGGATTCCCTGCTCACTGCCGACGACTATGAAAACCAGGTAGGCTGA
- the bcp gene encoding thioredoxin-dependent thiol peroxidase — MTEQKDTPADAGRLSPGDTAPDFSLTAADGSTVTLKELRGQRVIAYFYPKASTPGCTTQACDFRDSLQSLVGAGYTVLGISPDPVSALEKFTDKQDLNFPLLSDEDHAVAEAYGAWGEKKNYGKVSVGLIRSTVVIDEEGTVELAQYNVKATGHVERLRTKLGV; from the coding sequence ATGACTGAGCAGAAGGACACCCCCGCCGACGCCGGACGCCTCTCCCCCGGCGACACCGCCCCCGACTTCTCCCTGACCGCAGCGGACGGATCCACCGTCACACTGAAGGAGCTGCGCGGTCAGAGGGTCATCGCCTACTTCTACCCCAAGGCCTCCACTCCGGGGTGCACCACCCAGGCCTGCGACTTCCGCGATTCGCTGCAGTCGTTGGTGGGTGCCGGCTACACCGTGCTGGGCATCTCCCCGGACCCGGTCTCCGCACTGGAGAAGTTCACCGATAAGCAGGATCTGAACTTCCCGCTACTCTCCGATGAGGACCACGCCGTGGCCGAGGCCTACGGCGCCTGGGGCGAGAAGAAGAACTACGGCAAGGTCTCCGTGGGCCTGATCCGCTCCACTGTGGTCATCGACGAGGAGGGCACTGTGGAGCTGGCCCAGTACAACGTGAAGGCCACCGGCCATGTGGAGCGCCTGCGCACCAAGCTGGGCGTCTGA
- the clpX gene encoding ATP-dependent Clp protease ATP-binding subunit ClpX: protein MARIGESADLLKCSFCGKSQKQVRYKLIAGPGVYICDECIELCNEIIEEYLNEVQEPDDFELPTPAEIKSYLDEYVIGQDPAKRSLAVAVHNHYKRIQATGSAKKTASLEKGPLDDVEIGKSNILMLGPTGSGKTYLAQSLARKLQVPFVVADATSLTEAGYVGEDVENILLKLIQAADGDVKKAEQGIIYIDEIDKISRKSENPSITRDVSGEGVQQALLKILEGTTASVAPQGGRKHPQQEYVQIDTTNVLFIVAGAFAGLEELIESRAGRKGIGFGAPLNTITKGEASYADVEPEDLHKFGLIPEFIGRLPVVATVEDLDSDALVSILTEPKNALLKQYQKMFAIDGVELEFSEGALRAVVEQAEARGTGARGLRSILEGVLNPLMFDLPSRDDVAAVTVTEETVREGAEPELITHDEQKKLRKKSA, encoded by the coding sequence ATGGCACGTATCGGGGAGAGCGCAGATCTGCTGAAGTGCTCGTTCTGCGGCAAGAGCCAGAAGCAGGTCCGCTATAAGCTCATCGCCGGACCCGGCGTCTATATCTGTGACGAATGCATCGAGCTCTGCAACGAGATCATCGAGGAGTACCTCAACGAGGTGCAGGAGCCCGATGACTTCGAGCTCCCCACTCCGGCGGAGATCAAGAGCTACCTGGACGAATATGTGATCGGCCAGGATCCCGCCAAGCGTTCCCTGGCCGTGGCGGTGCACAACCACTACAAGCGCATCCAGGCCACCGGCTCCGCCAAGAAGACCGCATCCCTGGAGAAGGGCCCGCTGGACGACGTCGAGATCGGCAAGTCCAACATCCTGATGCTGGGCCCCACCGGCTCCGGCAAGACCTATCTGGCCCAGTCCCTGGCGCGGAAGCTGCAGGTTCCGTTCGTCGTCGCCGATGCCACCTCGCTGACCGAGGCCGGCTATGTGGGCGAGGACGTGGAGAACATCCTGCTGAAGCTGATCCAGGCTGCCGACGGCGATGTGAAGAAGGCCGAGCAGGGCATCATCTACATCGACGAGATCGATAAGATCTCGCGCAAATCGGAGAACCCCTCCATCACCCGCGACGTCTCCGGCGAGGGCGTGCAGCAGGCGCTGCTGAAGATCCTCGAGGGCACCACCGCCTCGGTGGCCCCGCAGGGCGGGCGCAAGCACCCCCAGCAGGAGTACGTCCAGATCGACACCACCAATGTGCTCTTCATCGTGGCCGGCGCCTTCGCCGGTCTGGAGGAGCTCATCGAGTCCCGCGCCGGCCGCAAGGGCATCGGCTTCGGCGCTCCGCTGAACACCATCACCAAGGGCGAGGCCAGCTACGCCGACGTCGAGCCGGAGGATCTGCACAAATTCGGTCTGATCCCCGAGTTCATCGGTCGCCTGCCTGTGGTCGCCACTGTTGAGGACCTGGACTCCGATGCTCTGGTCAGCATCCTGACCGAGCCGAAGAACGCACTGCTGAAGCAGTACCAGAAGATGTTCGCCATCGACGGCGTCGAGCTGGAGTTCTCCGAGGGTGCGCTCCGTGCCGTGGTGGAGCAGGCCGAGGCTCGGGGGACCGGTGCCCGTGGGCTGCGCTCCATCCTGGAGGGCGTGCTGAACCCGCTGATGTTCGACCTGCCCTCCCGCGACGACGTCGCCGCTGTGACGGTGACCGAGGAGACGGTGCGCGAGGGCGCTGAGCCTGAGCTGATCACCCACGACGAGCAGAAGAAGCTGCGCAAGAAGTCGGCCTGA
- a CDS encoding ABC transporter substrate-binding protein — protein sequence MAEMDRRRFFGVTGAAVATSALALQHDEAASAVDPSDDQSDESAAQRAVVVSAVSEVRSLDPALAVDTETERVCRQVFETLIGIERETGNIAPLLAADWEISDDQLTYTFELQEGVTFQDGSELTAEVVVANIERWSRLDEIYGDEVLESTVPLAFASVFGGFIGDDACVLESAEAEDERTVVLTLREPVVFLLQALTLPAFGIVSAEALSGDSDRVSESPVGTGAFQLVSAEDGEIVLRAFEEYWNGSPEVEQVTVRSLPRSFDRLRELQRGTLDVYEYVTRDNLRTLVQSGRMFLQRDPFSVLYLGFNLDHPVMSDPLVREAIARAVDRGSLVRNHFLEGTRTAHQFIPAALGVHSEEALRYSMHLEEAERLLQESDYDGEELPFYYPMNATRSYLPLPEAIFASIARDLTRVGLNVAPRPVPWNDGYVDRLLADEDRAMHLLGRNGGYRSPHSFFGPLFSSVTAEFNYDNEDVRELIHQARSETDDESRDDLYREAAELIAEDIPALPLAYPISGLALGQNIVNYPFSPVLHELYRDIVPQ from the coding sequence ATGGCCGAGATGGACCGGAGGCGCTTCTTCGGCGTCACCGGCGCCGCCGTCGCCACCTCGGCCCTGGCCCTGCAGCACGACGAAGCCGCCTCGGCGGTGGATCCCTCCGACGATCAGAGCGATGAGAGCGCCGCCCAGCGCGCCGTCGTGGTCTCTGCCGTCTCCGAAGTCCGCTCGCTGGACCCGGCCCTGGCCGTGGACACTGAGACCGAACGGGTGTGCCGTCAGGTCTTCGAGACACTGATCGGAATCGAGCGGGAGACCGGAAACATCGCTCCGCTGCTGGCCGCCGACTGGGAGATCAGCGATGACCAGCTCACCTACACCTTCGAGCTGCAGGAGGGTGTGACCTTCCAGGACGGCTCCGAACTGACCGCCGAGGTCGTCGTCGCCAACATCGAACGCTGGAGCCGGCTCGATGAGATCTACGGCGACGAGGTGCTCGAGAGCACCGTCCCTCTGGCCTTCGCGTCCGTCTTCGGCGGGTTCATCGGCGATGACGCCTGCGTCCTAGAATCGGCGGAGGCCGAGGACGAGCGCACCGTGGTGCTCACACTGCGCGAACCGGTGGTCTTCCTGCTGCAGGCGCTGACCCTTCCAGCCTTCGGCATCGTCTCAGCCGAGGCCCTCTCCGGGGACTCTGACCGGGTCTCAGAGAGCCCCGTAGGGACCGGTGCCTTCCAGCTGGTCTCTGCCGAGGACGGGGAGATCGTGCTCCGGGCCTTCGAGGAGTATTGGAACGGCTCCCCCGAGGTCGAGCAGGTCACCGTCCGGTCTCTGCCCCGGTCCTTCGACCGACTGCGGGAGCTGCAGCGCGGGACCCTCGACGTCTATGAGTATGTGACCCGGGACAATCTGCGGACCCTGGTCCAGTCGGGCCGGATGTTCCTGCAGCGGGATCCGTTCTCCGTGCTCTATCTGGGCTTCAACCTCGATCATCCGGTGATGTCCGATCCCCTGGTCCGCGAGGCCATAGCTCGGGCGGTCGACCGCGGCTCCCTGGTGCGCAACCACTTCCTGGAGGGCACCCGCACCGCCCACCAGTTCATCCCCGCAGCGCTGGGAGTCCACTCCGAGGAGGCGCTGCGCTACTCCATGCACCTGGAGGAGGCGGAGCGCCTGCTTCAGGAGAGCGACTACGACGGAGAAGAGCTGCCGTTCTACTATCCGATGAACGCCACCCGCAGCTACCTGCCTCTGCCGGAGGCGATCTTCGCCTCCATCGCTCGGGATCTGACCCGTGTGGGGCTGAACGTCGCCCCACGCCCGGTGCCGTGGAACGACGGCTATGTGGACAGGCTGCTCGCCGATGAGGACCGGGCCATGCATCTGTTGGGCCGCAACGGCGGCTACCGCTCCCCACATTCGTTCTTCGGACCGCTGTTCTCCTCGGTCACCGCGGAGTTCAACTATGACAACGAAGACGTCCGCGAGCTGATCCACCAGGCCCGCAGCGAGACCGATGACGAATCCCGCGACGACCTCTACCGCGAGGCGGCCGAGCTGATCGCCGAGGACATCCCAGCACTCCCGCTGGCCTATCCCATCTCCGGACTGGCCCTGGGCCAGAACATCGTGAACTACCCCTTCTCTCCGGTGCTGCACGAGCTGTACCGAGACATCGTCCCGCAGTGA
- a CDS encoding carbohydrate ABC transporter permease, with translation MINTRLTPKQKGIWALIAVVVFIYALFPVVAIFANSFKTPADVGAGTFWPQNWTWQNYEMIFVGQAQTLFLSALRNSIGITLISTVIAVVLATLCAYAIARLDFPGKRFILFTSLAVSIFPVISVVTPLFNLWRSIGLYDTWLGLIIPYLSLTLPISIWTLSAFFKQIPWELEQAASIDGATQWQAFRLVIVPLAAPGVFTAAIIAFFIAWNDFVYGISLTSTEAARPVPAALAFFTGSSQFEQPTGAISAAAIVVTIPVVILVILFQRQIVSGLTQGAVKD, from the coding sequence ATGATCAACACTCGTCTCACACCCAAGCAGAAGGGCATCTGGGCCCTGATCGCCGTCGTCGTGTTCATCTACGCGCTGTTCCCGGTGGTCGCGATCTTCGCCAACAGCTTCAAGACCCCGGCCGATGTCGGCGCCGGCACGTTCTGGCCGCAGAATTGGACCTGGCAGAACTACGAGATGATCTTCGTGGGGCAGGCCCAGACGCTCTTCCTGAGCGCGCTGCGCAACTCCATCGGCATCACGCTGATCTCCACGGTCATCGCCGTGGTGCTGGCCACGCTGTGCGCCTATGCGATCGCGCGGCTGGACTTCCCGGGCAAGCGGTTTATCCTCTTCACCTCCCTGGCGGTCTCGATCTTCCCGGTGATCTCGGTGGTGACCCCGCTGTTCAACCTGTGGCGCAGCATCGGGCTCTATGACACCTGGCTCGGTCTGATCATCCCGTATCTGTCGCTGACCCTGCCGATCTCCATCTGGACGCTCTCGGCCTTCTTCAAGCAGATCCCCTGGGAGCTGGAGCAGGCGGCCTCGATCGACGGCGCCACCCAGTGGCAGGCCTTCCGACTGGTGATCGTCCCGCTGGCGGCGCCCGGCGTGTTCACCGCGGCGATCATCGCCTTCTTCATCGCCTGGAACGACTTCGTCTACGGAATCTCGCTGACCTCTACAGAGGCCGCGCGCCCGGTGCCCGCGGCACTGGCGTTCTTCACCGGATCCTCGCAGTTCGAACAGCCCACCGGGGCGATCTCGGCGGCGGCCATCGTGGTGACCATCCCTGTGGTCATCCTGGTGATCCTCTTCCAGCGCCAGATCGTCTCCGGTCTGACCCAGGGCGCCGTCAAGGACTGA